AACACGGGGATGGACCAGACGGGCGACGACTCCTACGGCGCGCCCGGGCACGACTCGCCGGGCCACGACTCGATGTGGGTCGGCGAGAGCGAGGACGCCGTCGTCGAACACACGGGCGTCGTCCACGACGGCCTGATCGCGACGGGGATGGCCGTCGCCACGACCTACGGCCTGCCGCGGATGGGGCCGACCTTCGGCGCCATGCTCGTCTCCGGCAAGCGCGCGGCCCAGGCCGCCATCGACGAACTCGGCGTCGACGCCGCGGACGTGGAACTCACGTCGCGGGCGCCCGCGGACGACTGATCGACACGATGCGGTCTTCGCGCGAGGTGCCGTGATGGTCGAGACCGTCACCCTCTATCGCGCGCCCACCACCCCCGCGGACGCCGACGCCATCGCGGACTGGCTCCGCGACCGGGTGGCCGCCGAGGTCAGGGTGCGCGACCGGCTGTTGGGCGCTCCCGACGACTCCGATGCCCTCGCCGAAGCACTCGCCGCCGCCCGCGTCACCGACCCCTACGACCCCGAGACGGGCAATACCATGGTCGGGATCGTCCGCTACGAGGAGCGGGCGCTTTCGGCCCCCGAACGGGCCGGCGGCGTCGTCTACGACGGGCAGGCGGTCGGGCGGGCGCTGAACGCCCGCCTCCCCGACCGGCAGGGCTTGGACCACCTCCACGTCCCCCTGCTGGACCGCGTCCTCGGGACGTGGGGCGACCACGACGGCCGCTGGCACAAGCGCGTGGCCGTCCTCGGACAGCCCTCACTGATCTCCGTGCCCGGCCTCTACGAGGCGCCGGCCAAGCCCGAGGCGTACTACGAGGCCAAGAGCAAACACGCCATGCTGACGGGCGACGCGCCACCCCGGGAGGTGCTGGAGGCGGAAATCGAGGGCGACTTCCTCGTCGCCGACGACCCGCGGACGACAGACGCCCTGAAGGGGTACGTCCTCGCCGCGGTGGCGTTCGTCGAGACGGGCACCGCCTTCTGTGACGACGAGCGGTGTCGGCTGTACGACGCCCACCGCCAGCCCGGCGTGGTGCGGGCACAGCTTCGCGACCCCGAATTCTGCGAGGCGCACGCCGAGCGGTACGGCTAACGCCGCCCGGCGCTCAGGTAGGCGAAGCCGCCGGCACGCGTCCCGTGGGTCGCCGCGGAACAGCGGTCCAGCACCGTCCGGTGTGCCGCCGCCACCCGACGGTCGAGGACGCGCGTCGGCGACTCGCCGTGATGATCCGCGGTGCCCGGGGGCGCCGACGCGCGGACGACGAGTCGGAAGAGGGGGTTGAGCGACCGGCCGGGGAGCCGGTGGCTCCGCGCCAGATCGAGGAGGGCGATCCGGTCGGGGTCGAGGTCGTCGAGCCAGCCCTCGACCGTCGCCGCGGGATCGGGGAGCATCCCCATCAGGAAACTTGCGGTGACGGCGTCCGCGTCACGGAGGGGGAGGCGGGTGGCGTCGCTCAGACAGACGATCACGTTGTCCCAGCCAGCGCGTTCGATCCGGTCGCGGGCGCGGGAAACGGCGCCGGGGGCGAAGTCGACGCCGACGACGGCACCCTCGCTCCCGACTCGCTCGCGGAGGTAGGGGAGGGTCGCGCCGGTGCCACAGCCGACGTCGACGACGGTATCGCCCGGGGCGGGGTCGAGCGAGCCGACGAGTGCGGTCCGGAGGCGACGGACACCGGGGGCGTGCGTGGCGAGGCGGTCGTAGCCGGGCGCCCACCGCGAGTAGAAGACCTGCGCGGCGCTCGCGCGGTCCGGATCGGGAGTCGTCATCGGGCCAGATCGCGAATAATTCGCGCGACGGTCGGCGCGTCGTCGGCGAGGACGTACGTGATCGGCTCGATGCCGAAGCCGCCGGTCTGGTAGAGGACGAACGGGGCGTCGGGGTCGGCGTCGCGGACCGCCTCGGTGACGCTTGGGCGAGCGGCCTCGTCCGACTCGGCTCCGTCCCGGCCGGCCTCGTACTCGACGGTCGGGTAGCCAGCCTCGCGCAAGGCGTCGACGAGTTCGGGATCGTAGCGGACGTTCACTGCACTCCGGACGGTCGCCCCCGCGGCGCGGGCCGACAGGAGGACGGAGGCGACGTGTTCGCTGACGCCGAACTCCGGATCGGAGGGGATGGTCGCCGTCCCGCGCACGTCGAAGATGCGGCCGGGGACGCCGGCCACGTCCTCCACGTCGGTCGCCTCGGGCAGGCACTCGACGAGGTTGGAGCCGACGTTGGGGACGAGACCGGCGAATCCGGAGGTGTTGCGGAGGATGCGGAGGCCGCGGCGCACCGACGAGCGGACCTGTTCGGTGGTTCGGGCGCCGCTCTCGGGGTCGTGGACGTCGAAGGAGGCGTCGTACTCGCGGAGGGTGGGCATGAGTTCGCGGTGGCGTTCGGCGAGCAGGTCGCCGTCCTCCAGCTGTCGGACGAGGACCTCGAGTTCGATGAGCGCCTGCACGCGGCTCATGTCGCCGGTCGCCAGCCCGTCGCCGATCCGTTCGACGAGTTCCCGGACGCGTTCGTCCTCGCTGATCCGGTCGCTGGTCGCCACCTCGCCGTGGGCGTACTTCGAGACGGCGGACTGGGAGATGCCGAGGGCGTCGGCCACCTCGCGCTGGGTGAAGCCCCGCTCCCGGAGGTCGGCGGCGAGCATCGACCGCACGGTGGGCAGGAACTCCTCCACCACGATCTCCTCGACGAACTTCATGACTCGAACTCGGGGTCGTCGCCGATGCGGGAGGCCTGCGGGCCGTGTTGGTCCTGGTATTTCGAGCCGCGCTCGCTTCCGTACGGCCGTTCGGCGGGCGAGGTGAGTTCGGTGAAGACGAGCTGGGAGACGCGCATGCCGGGCGTGAGCGCGACGGGGGCGGTGCCGAGGTTGGAGAGTTCGAGCGTCACCTGCCCGCGGTAGCCGGGGTCGACGAAGCCGGCGGTGGCGTGGACGACGACGGCGAGGCGGCCGAGCGAGGAGCGTCCCTCGACGTTGGCGACGAGGTCGGCGGGCATCTCGACGCGTTCTTTCGTGGTGCCGAGGACGAAGTCGCCGGGGTGGAGGATGAACTCGTCGCCCTCGTCGACGACCGTCTCCGAGATGTACTCGCCCACTTCCTCCTCGCGGGTGGGGTGGATACAGGAGATGTTGGTGCGCTGGAACTCCAGAAACTCCGAGCCGAGGCGGAGGTCGACGCTGGCCGGCTGGACCTGTTGGTCGACGTCGTCGAGGGGGTCGATCACGAGGTCACCCTCGCGGAGGCGAGCGAGGATGTCGGTGTCCGACAGGATCATACCTAACGGGGTGGTGTCGAGGGGTAAAATCCCCCCGGTCGGCGCCGTGACGGTGGCGTCCGTGGACGGCGCGGTGCCGTTCGAGGCAATTCCTGACGGAACCGTGAAGGAAACGGCAACGCTTTTTTGAGACGCTCCGAAATCGATACGATATGTCTGATGAGGTCAAGCGGGGGCTGGAGGGTGTCGTGGTTTTCGAGTCCCGGCTGAGCTACATCGACGGCGACGCCGGCGAGTTGGGCTACCGCGGGTACGCCATCGAGGATTTTGCGCGTGAGGCGAGTTACGAGGAGGTGCTGTCGCTGCTCTGGAACGGCGAGTGGCCGACCCGCGCCGAACACGACGAGTTCGCCGCTCGACTGGCCGCCGAGCGTGACCTCGACCCTGCCGTCTACGACCTCATCGAAGCGCTCGCGGCGCAGGACGAGAACCCGATGGCGGCCCTGCGGACGGTCGTCTCCGCACTCTCGGCGTCCGATCCGGACGCGGACGCCGACCCGGCCGACCGCGAGACGAACCTCGCGAAGGGCTGTCGCATCACCGCGAAGTTCCCGACGGCGCTCGCGGCGTTTGCCCGCCTCCGCAACGGCTTCGATCCGGTCGAACCCCGCGAGGATCTGGGCCACGCCGCGAACTTCCTCTACATGCTGAACGGCGAGGAACCCGACGAGGTGGCAGCCGAGACGTTCGACACCGCACTCGTCCTCCACGCGGACCACGGCCTGAACGCCTCGACGTTCGCGGCGATGGTGACCACGTCGACGATGTCGGATCTCCACAGCGGCGTCACGAGCGCCATCGGGACGCTCGCCGGCAGTCTCCACGGCGGCGCCAACCAGAACGTCATGCGGATGCTGAAGGAAATCGACGAGAGCGACGCGGACCCGGGCGACTGGATCGAGTCGGCGGTCGAGGAGGGGCGGCGCATCCCCGGCTTCGGCCACCGCGTCTACAACGTCCGGGACCCGCGTGCGGGCATTCTGGAGACGTACTCCGAGCGGCTGGGCGAGGAGTCCGGCGATCCCCGGTGGTACGACTACTCCGTCGCCATCGAGGAGTACATGACCGAGGAGAAGGGTCTCGCACCCAACGTCGACTTCTACTCCGCGTCGATGTACTACCAGATGGGGATTCCGATGGATCTCTACACGCCCATCTTCGCGCTGTCGCGGGTCGGGGGCTGGATCGCGCACATGCTCGAACAGTACGAGGACAACCGCCTCATCCGCCCCCGCGCCCACTACGTCGGGGACCGTGGTCGCGAGTTCGTCCCGCTCGACGAGCGGTAGCCGAAAGGCCGAACACCGCGGCGGTCCCACACCGTTCATGGAGGTTTTCGTCTACGGCACCCTCACCGAACCCGAGCGAGTGGCGTCCATCGTCGACGCCTTCGTCTTCGTCGGCGCTGCCGTTCTGGACGGCTGTCATCCCGTCGCGGGCCGATATCCGACGCTCGCACCCGGCGGTCAGACCGCCGGTCGCCTCCTGCGGACGGACGAGATAGACGCCCTCGACGCCTACGAGGGCGTCGACGAGGGACTCTACGTCCGCGTGTCTACAGCCCGAACCGACGGCGGAACAGTCGCCGTCTACGTCGGCGATCCAGACGCCCTCGACGCCGAGGAGGCGGTCGAGTGGCCCGGGTCGGGGCCGTTCGCCGAGCGCGTCCGCCGCTACTTCGAGCGCCATCCGGTCGTCGTCAGGCCGGAACACTCTTGATGGTGCGCCATGCGAACTGGTGCCACCCCTTCGCCGTCGTACACTTTCACTTTCACCGCGCCTTCATGACGTTTATATCCCTGCGCGACTATCCACTACTTGCACGTCACACGCGTGCATTCCCCCTTCCTCACATTCCGGAGCGGCGGCACTGGTCTACATAAACCGTTAACAGCCACCGACGGGTATGGGTGGTATGATCTCGTACGAGGACGTGCTCGCCGCCCGAGACCGGGTCGCGGGCGTGGCGCGTCACACGCCGCTCGAATACTCGTTCGCCTTCTCGGAGATGACCGGTGCCGACGTGTATCTCAAGCTGGAGAACTTCCAGCGCACGGGCGCGTTCAAGATCCGCGGGGCGATCAACCGGATCGAGACGCTCTCCGACGAGGCGAAGGCGGCGGGTGTCGTCACCGCGAGCGCCGGCAACCACGCACAGGGGGTCGCGCTCGCGGCGACGCGGGCGGGCGTCGATTCGAAGATCGTCATGCCCGAACACGCGCCGGTGTCGAAGGTGAAAGCGACCGAGCGCTACGGCGGCGAGGCCATCCTCCACGGGACGGACTACAGCGACGCGCAGGCGGAGGCCCACCGGATCGAGCGCGAGGAGGGGCGGACGTACGTCCACGCCTTCGACGACGAGATGGTGATGGCCGGGCAGGGGACCATCGGCCTCGAAATCGTCGAGGACTGCCCGGAGGTGGAGACGGTGATCGTCCCCATCGGCGGCGGCGGGCTGATCTCGGGCATCGCGACGGCGGTGAAGGCCCACGACCCCGACGTGCGAGTGATCGGCGTGCAGGCCGAGGGGGCCTCGAGCGCCGCCGAATCGCTGCAGAAGGGTGAGATCTACGAGCGCGAGAGCGTCGACACCATCGCGGACGGCATCGCCACCCGCCGGATCGGCGACCGGACGTTCGAGGTGATCAAAGAGCGCGTCGACGAGGTGGTGACCGTCGACGACGAGTCCATCGCCATCGCTTTGACCTACCTGCTCGAACGCGAGAAGGCGCTGGCGGAGGGCGCGGGCGCCATCTCGCTTGCGGCCCTGCTCTCCGGAGCCATCGAGTACGAGGAGGGCGAAGTGATCGTCCCCGCGCTCTGTGGCGGGAATATCGACCTCAACGTGCTGACGACGGTGGTGATGCGCGGATTGGTGGCGACGGGCCGCTACCTCCGATTCCGCACCATCCTGAAAGACCAGCCCGGCGCGCTCGTCGAACTCGGGGAGATCATCGCGGACCTCCGCGCGAACATCACGGCCTTCCACCACGACCGCACCTCGCGGGACGTGGCGATGAACGACGCGCGGGTCGAACTCGAAGTGGAGACGCGGGGCCCGGACCACGTCGACGAACTCCTCTCGGCGCTCCGCGATGCGGGCTACGAGGTCGAAATCGTCAACGGCTACCAGATGTCCGTCTGACTCCCTGCGGTGGCGGTGACGGCAGTACCGGCGCGGATGTGTACTTTTAACCGGAACGGCAACGACCGATCGAGCGTGAAACGAACCATCAGCACCGACGACGCCCCGGCGGCCGTGGGCGCGTACAGTCAGGCGACGACGAACGGATCGCTCCTCTTCACTGCGGGCCAGCTCCCGCTGACCACGGACGGCGAACTCCTCGACGACGAGTCCGTCGCCACCCAGACCGAACAGGCGCTCGACAACGTCCTCGCCATCCTCGACGCGGAGGGAGCCGACGCGAACGACCTGCTGAAGGTGACCATCTTCCTCGACGACATCGAGAACTTCGACGAGATGAACGAGACGTACGGGACGTACTTCGACGCGGAGCCGCCGGCGCGGAGCGCCGTCGAAGTCGGCAACGTGCCGAAGGGCGCGGCCCTCGAAATCGAGGCCATCGCCGATATCGAGTGATCGAATGACGCCGCGGCGGAAATCCAGCCTCCTGTGGGGGCTCGTGGGCGCGCTCACCTTTCTCGTGCTCGTGCAGGGCTACCGGCTGGTCGTCGGTCCCCTCGACGTGAGCGTCGTCGCCATCGGTGGCGTCACCCTCCTCGTCGGCGCGACGGCGGCCGGTCTCACCCACGCGCTGGCGCCGCGGATACACGAAAACGGAAGGAGTTAAAGGGTCGAACGGGTATTCGTAACTGCGAGCCGGGATGGCCGAGTGGTAAGGCGCACGCCTGGAAAGCGTGTTCCCTCTGGGATCCAGGGTTCAAATCCCTGTCCCGGCGTTTTCTGCTTCGATACCGACGATCAGCGCCGCGTACTCGCCGTGCGTGACCCCAGCGACGGCCCCGCAGTCACGACATCGCGTCCCGCGGCATCACCAGGTCGCCGTAACACTCCGGACACCGCGTGAACGTCCCGGTCACACCCGTCGTGGTCCGGTACTCGGCGTAGTCACAGTCGGTGCAGACGGCTTCGGCGACGTATCTACGGACGGCCGCTGACTCCGTCGGCCCGAACTCGGTACCGCCCTCTTTCAGAGACATGGTAACACTTCACATTCCACTCACTTAAGCCATACGGCGCGACAAACCGAATATCTCTGGTCGAATGTGTGTTTTTGAACAAATTCGGTGGTTGTTCGAACAGTATCGCGGCGGCTCGGAATCGGAGAAAGGTTCATGTGGTGGGCGCTCGTTCCCTTGCATGACAATGCCTGACACGAAAAGTGGTCGCGAACGAAACGGCCGGAACAAGCGCGCGCAACTCCGCCAGCAGCTGTACGAGCAGGAACTCGAATCGCTCGACGAGGACGCAGACCTGCCGGAGTTCGGCGAGGGCGAAGAAGAGTTCGCGGCCGACGACGTGTAACGACCCCACCCTTTTGCCGCAGCGGTAGCCACACGAACGCCCCGGAGCGGCGAGTGTCGGGGCCCTTTTAACCGCCCCGTCCGAACCGGTCGCCCGTGCCACTCCGTGCGAACTACGCGACGATATACGTCGGCGCGCAACTGGCGCCGGAGACGCGGAAACTCGACCTCGACTGGGCCGACGACGCCGGCGACGAAACCGAGGCCTTCGAGTTCGAGGTGCCGACGGCCGACCCAACCGACGGCTACGTGGGCATCCAGGCGTTCGACGTGGGGGAGTACGGTCACGAAATACTGATCAACGGCGAGCCGATGAGCGGGTTCGACATCCCGCCCAACGACGGCTGGCAGTACTGGGTCGACACCTTCGGCGACGCCGTCACCCTCACCGAGGGGACCAACCGCCTCCGCATCGGCCGCGACGCCGACACGTCGGACGCCTTCGCCGTCGGCACCGTCACCGTCCACTGGAAGGAACCCGACGGCGACTGAGGCCGGAACGCGTATTTAAACACCCCGGAGAACCGTAACACGCGTCTTCGTTCGGGCCGTGATAACAGTTCTCAAACGGCAGTTCGAGTCGCCTACGTCCGTCGATTGGGGAGCGACAGCGGTGTGTCGTCGATCCCGTGCACGACTGCCGACACCACTTACTTTTATATAGAAGGACAAACAATCGTTCGGTGAACCATGAGTCAGCGAATGCAGCAGGGTCAGCCGATGATCATTATGGGCGAGGACGCCCAGCGCGTCAAGGACAAGGACGCACAGGAGTACAACATTTCGGCGGCCCGCGCCGTGGCGGAGTCGGTACGCTCGACGCTCGGCCCGAAGGGGATGGACAAGATGCTCGTCGACTCGATGGGCACCGTCACCATCACCAACGACGGCGTGACCATCCTCCAGGAGATGGACATCGACAACCCGACGGCCGAGATGATCGTCGAGGTTGCCGAGACACAGGAGGACGAGGCCGGCGACGGCACCACCACCGCAGTCGCCATCGCGGGTGAACTCCTGAAGGAGGCGCAGGACCTCCTCGAACAGGACATCCACCCGACGGCGATCATCAAGGGCTTCAACATGGCCGCGGAGAAGGCCCGCGAGGAAGTCGACGACATCGCGGAGCGCGTCGACGCCTCCGACGAGGAGCTCCTCCGGAAGGTCGCCGAGACGTCGATGACGGGCAAGAGCTCCGAACTCGACAAGGAGCTGCTCGCCCAGCTCGTCGTCGACGCGGTGCAGGCCGTCACCGTCGAGGCCGACGACGGCTCCCACATCGTCGACCTCGAGTTCGTCGAGATCGAGACCCAGACCGGCCGCTCGGCCTCCGAGTCCGAACTCCTCAACGGCGCGGTCATCGACAAGGATCCCGTCAACGACGACATGCCCGTCGAGTTCGACGCGGCGGACGTCCTCCTGCTGAACGACCCCATCGAGGTCGAGGAGACCGACGCCGACACCTCGGTCAGCATCGACAGCCCCGACCAGCTCCAGCAGTTCCTCGACAGCGAGGAACGCCAGCTGCGCGAGAAGGTCGATCAGATCGTCGCGACGGGCGCCGACGTGGTGTTCTGTCAGAAGGCCATCGACGACCTCGCCCAGTATCTCCTCGCCAAGGAGGGCATCCTGGCCGTGCGCCGGACCAAGAAGTCCGACATGGGCTTCCTGCAGGAGATCCTCGGCGCCGAGATCGTCTCCGACCTCGACTCCGCGACCGACGCCCACCTCGGCCACGGCTCGATCAGCCGTGACGCCGACGCCGGGCTGTTCTACGTCGAGGGTGACGACGCCCACGGCGTGACGCTCCTCCTCCGCGGCTCGACCGAGCACGTCGTCGACGAACTCGAACGCGGCATCAAGGACGCCCTCGACGTCGTGTCGGCGACGGCCTCCGACGGCCGCGTCCTCGCCGGCGGCGGCGCCATCGAGGTGGAGCTGGCCGGTCGCCTCCGCGACTACGCCGACGACATCAGCGGGCGCGAACAGCTCGCCGTCGGCGCCTTCGCCGACGCGCTCGAAATCGTCCCGCGCGTCCTCGCCAGCAACGCCGGTCTCGACAGCATCGACACGCTGGTCTCGCTCCGCGCGGCCCACGAGGACGGCGACGTGCACGCCGGCCTGAACGTCTTCTCGGGCGACGTGGTCGACACCTACGAGGCGGGCGTCGTCGAACCCGCCCACTCCAAGGAACAGGCGCTCTCCTCAGCCACCGAGGCCGCGAACCTCGTCCTGAAAATCGACGACATCATCGCCGCGGGCGACCTCTCGACCTCCGGTGACGGGGACGAGGGCGGCCCCGGCGGCGCCGGCGGCGGCATGGGCGGTATGGGTGGCATGGGCGGCGCGATGTGACGTAGGGCACGCTTCCTTCTCACCCCGCGCACCGACACAAAACACATATTTTCGACGCCGGTACGACGCCTCATGCCCTCCAGCAGACGCGCCCTTCTGACCGGCGTCGGTGCCGCCCTGACCGGCCTCGCCGGCTGTCTCGATTTCGGCGGTGGGACGAACCAGCCGTCGTCACCCACGGGTACATCGACGGCGACCCCGAGCCCGACATCCACGCCCCCCGCACTCACCGACACGACGCTCGGCAACGCCATCGCCCTCGACACCGACGGCGACGGGCGGGGCGACGGGATGGTCGTCGTCGTTTCCGACCTCGTCTCCGCCCACTCGATCCGGTATCTGACCGCGCCTGACGCCTTCGGCGTCGCCGACGCCGGTGGGCAGCAGTTCGCCCTCGTCCACGTCGCCGCCCGGGGCGAAGGCACGCCACCGACCCCCGACGACTTCTCGCTCGTCGCCGACGGGACGACGTACGAATCCGGCATCGCGAGCGTCGGTCCCGCCCGCGTCGACGACCCCGTGTCCGGCCGTCCGTACGGTGGCTCGGACCGACGGGGCTACCTCGGTTTCCGGGTCCCCGCGCCCCTCGACGCGGACACGGTGGCGATCCAGCTCGCCGAGACGGGCCGGTGGACGGTCTCCGACTCGGAACTGGATGCCCTCCGCTCGCCACCGCCTGCCTTCTCGACGCGAATCGAGGTGCCCGAACGCGTCGCCGCCGACGAAGCGATTTCGGTCCGTATCGACGTGACCAACGAGGGCGAGGGCCTCGGCACCTTCCACGGCGCTATCAACCACCAGGGACCGCTCTACGCGGCCGACGCGTTCTCGTTTTCGCTCCCGCCCGGCGAATCCACGACCCACGAGGCGACCGTCGGCTACTTCCGCGGGAGCGAGTCCCCTCCCGCACGCGTCCAGTTCGGCGTCGTCGGTCCGGGCGTCTCCGAGTCGTTCACGGTGTCCATCGAGGGCGGCGGCACGCCGTCGGGAACCGCGACGGTCACGGACACGCCGTCCTGAGACTGTTGCGTAACTGATACCTTCGCGGAGGTGCTACCACTGCCATGGAGACCCTCCTTCTGGACGCCGACGCGGTGGACGAGCACTCCCCGACGACGGCCGTCGTCGACGCCGTCGAGGCGGCCTTCGCCGCCCACGCCCGCGGCGACACGGTGATGCCGGCGAAGTCGTACGTCGACCTCCCGCGGTACGACGGCGACTTCCGGTCGATGCCGGCGTACCTCGACGCCGGCGACTGGGACGCGGCGGGGCTGAAGTGGGTAAACTCCCACACCGAGAACCGGCGCCGGCACGACCTTCCCACCGTGATGGCGACGATGTGCTACTCCGCCCCGGAGACGGGACTGTTGCTCTCGATCATGGACGGGACGACGCTGACGACGAAGCGGACGGGCGCGGCCGCCGCCGTCGCCACCGACCGCCTCGCCGTCCGGGACGCGACGACGCTGGGGCTGGTCGGCGCGGGAGCCCAGTCGCACGCCCAACTCGACGCCATCCTCACCGTCCGTCCCATCGAGACAGTGGTCGTCGCGGACGCCGACCCGGACCGCGCCGCGGCGTTCGTCGAGGCGGTGCGTGACCGCGTCGACGCCCGCGTCGGCTCCATCCCCGAGGCCGTCGCCTGCGACGTGGTGTCGACGACGACGCCGGTCCGCGACCCCATCGTCGACGCCGCCGACGTGGGCGCCCACACCCACGTCAACGCCGTCGGCGCCGACGCGCCGGGCAAACACGAACTCGACGACGACCTGCTGGCGGCCGCGAAACTCGTCGTCGACGACCGGGAGCAGTGTACCCACTCGGGGGAGATCAACGTCCCCTACGCCGCGGGACGGCTCACCGACGACGATATACACGCCGCACTCGGCACGGTGGTGATCGGCGAGGCGACGGGCCGGACGCCCGCGGACGGCGTCACCGTCTTCGACAGCACTGGCCTCGCGGTGCAGGACGTGGCGGCCGCCCGCGTCGTCTACGAGCGGGCGTCGGCGGCCGGCGCGGGCGTGGCGTTCGACCTGCTGGGGCGTTAGACGAGCCGCTCACGCATCCAGTCGGCCGCGTACGGCCGGTACTGCGTCACCCGGTTCTTGCAGACGTGGTCGCCGTCGGGGTAGTAGAGCAGTTCGCCGTTGGGCGCCCGCTCGGCGATCCGTCGGGTCTGTTCCGGCGGAATCACGGTGTCGTTGCCGCCGACGATCATGAGCGCCGGGGCGGTCAGGTCCTCGATGTCGCCGCGGAGCGTCATCCGCTCCGTGATCTCGTCGGCCTCGACGAAGGAGTCGGCCCGGCAGGCGTGGAGGAAGCCGTCGCGCATCGAGACGGAGCGATAGAGGGAGGCTGGCCCGACGCTGAAGGGGCCGGCGAGGCCGACGCAGGCGTCGAACCGGTCGTCGTTCGCGGCGACGTGCGGGGCGTAGAACCCGCCGATCGAGACGCCGTAGACACCGAGACGGGAGGCGTCGACGTCGTCGACGCCCTCGACGTGGTCCACCACCGCCGAGATGGCCTCGTGGTAGTCCGGCGTCATCGTCCGGGTGTACCACATCTCGCCCTGCCCGGGACCGTCGACGGAGAGCGTCGCGATCCCGCGAGCGTGGAAGTCCGAGGCCCGCGTGTGCTGTTCTTCCTTCGTCGAGTCGAGGCCCGAGAGGAGGATCACCAGCGGCGACTCGTCGAGTCCGTCCGGCGTCCCGCCGGGAACCCGCAGGTAACCCGGAACGTCGGCGCCGCCCGGATGCGGCGCCTCGATCCGCTCCGCCGGCGGGTCGAGATGCGGGGCGGCCCGCTCCCACAACTCGACGCCGCGCCGGTGGACCCGTTCGCGGCGGCCCTCGTCGACGAACCACGCGAACGAGCCGAAGTGACAGTACATCGACGCCCGCAGGAAGTGTTCGCCCGCCGTCGTCGCGTTGCCCGCCGC
This window of the Haloplanus rubicundus genome carries:
- a CDS encoding DUF7001 family protein, yielding MVETVTLYRAPTTPADADAIADWLRDRVAAEVRVRDRLLGAPDDSDALAEALAAARVTDPYDPETGNTMVGIVRYEERALSAPERAGGVVYDGQAVGRALNARLPDRQGLDHLHVPLLDRVLGTWGDHDGRWHKRVAVLGQPSLISVPGLYEAPAKPEAYYEAKSKHAMLTGDAPPREVLEAEIEGDFLVADDPRTTDALKGYVLAAVAFVETGTAFCDDERCRLYDAHRQPGVVRAQLRDPEFCEAHAERYG
- a CDS encoding class I SAM-dependent methyltransferase, with protein sequence MTTPDPDRASAAQVFYSRWAPGYDRLATHAPGVRRLRTALVGSLDPAPGDTVVDVGCGTGATLPYLRERVGSEGAVVGVDFAPGAVSRARDRIERAGWDNVIVCLSDATRLPLRDADAVTASFLMGMLPDPAATVEGWLDDLDPDRIALLDLARSHRLPGRSLNPLFRLVVRASAPPGTADHHGESPTRVLDRRVAAAHRTVLDRCSAATHGTRAGGFAYLSAGRR
- a CDS encoding thiamine-phosphate synthase family protein; the protein is MKFVEEIVVEEFLPTVRSMLAADLRERGFTQREVADALGISQSAVSKYAHGEVATSDRISEDERVRELVERIGDGLATGDMSRVQALIELEVLVRQLEDGDLLAERHRELMPTLREYDASFDVHDPESGARTTEQVRSSVRRGLRILRNTSGFAGLVPNVGSNLVECLPEATDVEDVAGVPGRIFDVRGTATIPSDPEFGVSEHVASVLLSARAAGATVRSAVNVRYDPELVDALREAGYPTVEYEAGRDGAESDEAARPSVTEAVRDADPDAPFVLYQTGGFGIEPITYVLADDAPTVARIIRDLAR
- the dcd gene encoding dCTP deaminase; this translates as MILSDTDILARLREGDLVIDPLDDVDQQVQPASVDLRLGSEFLEFQRTNISCIHPTREEEVGEYISETVVDEGDEFILHPGDFVLGTTKERVEMPADLVANVEGRSSLGRLAVVVHATAGFVDPGYRGQVTLELSNLGTAPVALTPGMRVSQLVFTELTSPAERPYGSERGSKYQDQHGPQASRIGDDPEFES
- the citZ gene encoding citrate synthase, encoding MSDEVKRGLEGVVVFESRLSYIDGDAGELGYRGYAIEDFAREASYEEVLSLLWNGEWPTRAEHDEFAARLAAERDLDPAVYDLIEALAAQDENPMAALRTVVSALSASDPDADADPADRETNLAKGCRITAKFPTALAAFARLRNGFDPVEPREDLGHAANFLYMLNGEEPDEVAAETFDTALVLHADHGLNASTFAAMVTTSTMSDLHSGVTSAIGTLAGSLHGGANQNVMRMLKEIDESDADPGDWIESAVEEGRRIPGFGHRVYNVRDPRAGILETYSERLGEESGDPRWYDYSVAIEEYMTEEKGLAPNVDFYSASMYYQMGIPMDLYTPIFALSRVGGWIAHMLEQYEDNRLIRPRAHYVGDRGREFVPLDER
- a CDS encoding gamma-glutamylcyclotransferase family protein gives rise to the protein MEVFVYGTLTEPERVASIVDAFVFVGAAVLDGCHPVAGRYPTLAPGGQTAGRLLRTDEIDALDAYEGVDEGLYVRVSTARTDGGTVAVYVGDPDALDAEEAVEWPGSGPFAERVRRYFERHPVVVRPEHS
- the ilvA gene encoding threonine ammonia-lyase, which gives rise to MISYEDVLAARDRVAGVARHTPLEYSFAFSEMTGADVYLKLENFQRTGAFKIRGAINRIETLSDEAKAAGVVTASAGNHAQGVALAATRAGVDSKIVMPEHAPVSKVKATERYGGEAILHGTDYSDAQAEAHRIEREEGRTYVHAFDDEMVMAGQGTIGLEIVEDCPEVETVIVPIGGGGLISGIATAVKAHDPDVRVIGVQAEGASSAAESLQKGEIYERESVDTIADGIATRRIGDRTFEVIKERVDEVVTVDDESIAIALTYLLEREKALAEGAGAISLAALLSGAIEYEEGEVIVPALCGGNIDLNVLTTVVMRGLVATGRYLRFRTILKDQPGALVELGEIIADLRANITAFHHDRTSRDVAMNDARVELEVETRGPDHVDELLSALRDAGYEVEIVNGYQMSV
- a CDS encoding Rid family detoxifying hydrolase — translated: MKRTISTDDAPAAVGAYSQATTNGSLLFTAGQLPLTTDGELLDDESVATQTEQALDNVLAILDAEGADANDLLKVTIFLDDIENFDEMNETYGTYFDAEPPARSAVEVGNVPKGAALEIEAIADIE
- a CDS encoding DUF7383 domain-containing protein gives rise to the protein MPLRANYATIYVGAQLAPETRKLDLDWADDAGDETEAFEFEVPTADPTDGYVGIQAFDVGEYGHEILINGEPMSGFDIPPNDGWQYWVDTFGDAVTLTEGTNRLRIGRDADTSDAFAVGTVTVHWKEPDGD